A stretch of DNA from Mugil cephalus isolate CIBA_MC_2020 chromosome 12, CIBA_Mcephalus_1.1, whole genome shotgun sequence:
gcccaaaCTACTGTGATctcccatctaacaacacactATGGAGTTCTATTAAATGTTAGTGATGGTGCTGAGTCGCAGCCTGTTTTTGTAAAGGCTATGCATATCTGTAGCTCatagtatgtagcacatgaccTGTCTTCTCAGCATATGCATTCAGGTCAAGAAATtagatttcattttcattactaGGTTATTattagtgacatcatcagagCAGTTGAACTAGTGGGAGTCAACTTTTCATCACGTAATTGTCGACTTTAATAAGAAATGAACATGTTTTGAGTACAAAGTCGGTGTCTTTGTTTAGAGAGAAGTGATTGGGACACATTCTGCTCCTCTCCCAGTTCAGAGATCAGCTCAGACAATGCGAAAACAGTTAAatcagaagagagaaagaaaataacttcttttttcccccaacaaccccagattttttctttattgattttcaCTCCTTTAACAAATCAAACACCCCACATACTGTAAGTTCTATTCTCTGTTCCAAGAAGTAAAATCAAtacagaaattaagaaaaataaatcaaggttTACAGGTAGCCGTGAACAATAAAGTAAGTCGCTCTTCTGCTATCACATCCTTTCACTCTTGGAATTCACCCCATTTGACTTTCAATTATTTTCATGTATATCTTagcttacatttttttctgtatgacTGAAAAGAGTCAACCCAGTTTAACCTTTTCTGCATGGAATCAACATATGGACCTCATTAAAGCTCAGACTTGTGAATTATGAGGTTTGTGACAAATCAGCTGGAGAAAGTCGGATGCTCCGTCTAACAATACCTGCAAAATGTATTCAGAGATTCACCTCCAAACTGAGAGCCCATATCGCCTGGAGCAAACTTCTTATCCCTGTTAGCATTCATCCCACTTTTTTTCATTGGACGTGACCTAAGCTCCCTTTAAATTGCCTTTTTAACAAATTGATCAAATATTTTCAaggtttccttgtgtttccttgtttcttAATATATATCTTATTCTCTCCCCTGACAAACTTTGTGCCATGTTCCTGATCCATGCACCAGTTCAAAGAACTACCGTACTTCTTTTTGCAGAGTTGACAAATCGGTGTTCTTAGGGTTCTGTCAAATCTGAGGTAGAACTCCAGGAAGGACATcaataaatgacacacacaggACGTAAACTGGATAAAATACTGAAAGTCACTTTAATGGAACCCAGACCTAAAGACGCAGCTGTCGCTGTTAATTTGACATGTGAATTAAAGATAGTTaaagagaacccagtcaaattaatgaaacagaaatatgctggtgtatttatttaatcatttgttcACATCTGTGAGCTGCAAGATTAAGCAAATCATTGTTTTCCTCAGTggctacagcagcttggaggaatttaacccattcctcagaacagaaccacttcagctATGAGATGAttgtgggtttcctcacatgaactgatgcttcaggtccttccacaacatttctgttggattaaggtcaggactttgacttggcctTGACTtggttcctaaacattcatcttgttgttCTTTAACCTTTCTTTTGTAGAATgacttgtgttcttgggctcaTTGTcgtcctccatgacccagtttctcttcacattcagctcatggacacATGTcctgaaatgttctttttgaaTTCTCTGGTAGGATTCAAAATTGATTGGATTctttttgtctactttcaggacttgtgttaaatctgctgatgttttgggtTGTTTTATGCAGAACTGCAGAAAATGAAGTAGAAATAatgcaaaactttttttaaagcGCCACTGTAAAATTTCAGTTGAGGTCAAAGAGTTTCTTTATCAGCAGATGGAGTATGCTTCTGAAATCTGCACCTTCTTGTCAcgcttacattttttttagtagaAGCCAAAGTAATAAATTGCTTATACTGTCTGGCCAGCTGTCCAAAACCAAgaataaatacagttaaaacAAAGCACATTCTCACATTTATGAAACTCACATTTCGGCTCTGTAAGTGACTCTCACAATAAACTAATCATTTAGTTGTCAGTTAATATCATATTAACTGACAAGGACACCAAACACATTGCACTGAATTAGTTGAACACCAATCTGAAATGGAAGTGATTTAATTCTGTACAGTTTTTTCACAGCTAAACTACAGAAATAAATCTTGATTTTACATTAATACACAGATAAATAATTtatctatataatatataaatgcaataggctccaacaacccccgtgaccctagtgccGGATTAAGcagtacggaagatgagatgagaatatATAAATGCATAACTGGTATATTCATGATTATAGTTGAATTTTCTCAGTAGGGTGATGCCACATCCCTTGTTTTGATTCTTTAAGAACTTTTTTATGAATCACTGCCTTGGTAAAAACATGAATAGATGAATGACAGTCCATTGTATCTGTGTTTTAGCCGGTCATGAATGAAATGAGGTGCAGGAAAGGTGTAGACAGAGGGGAGGCTTGGTTTGATAAGCCTGATCCCCAGCCAGGACAAAGACAAATGGTCTTAAAGTGGCGACAACGCTCCtgctgtgtggtgtgtgtgtgtgcgtcaccCTGTCATGGCCCCAGACAGGCTTTTGTCAAAGCGGGTACACGGGTGGCGACACGCAGCAGCTGACAGAAGGACATGACACAGGAGTCTGTTTAGGGAGGCGACAGGAATGCAGTGACCCACAGAGGAATGCCTGGTCGGACGGTCCCGACACTAATCAGGCCGGCGCTttgtatgtgcatgcatgtgtgtgtgtgtgtgtgtttgagctccAGCTCAGGGAAGGTTTGATACAGAGATTTGATCCAAAAACACTAATGAAAGGAAACTGGATtgtcttgaagatgtttcatccaagtagcttgtTCAGTTCTTAAAGTGTGGTGGTAGAGTTgtggtttaaataggaacatgttACCTGTCATTATGGGGGAAACTGTTTGaccctgtcctctttctccagtgaATGGTTCTCTAAAACCCCATTGTAAGTCTGAAGGAGATGAAACATCTTGAGGACAGGTGTCCAGACTGCGTTGTAGGCTGATGGCAGGTTATATCTCAGTCAGAGaagttcattttattattttattttttattttgatgtacataggccaggcataacattatgaccaccgacaggagaagtaaataacattgaccatcctcTTCTAGGAAAACTTTGGActtgacattcatgtggatgttagagatgtacccacctagaccagaccagacacccccgctGCTGACACACATActaaaatggtttaggaacaactcaaaaaacatgaagaacagcacaaagtgttgacctggcctccaaactcactagatcccaaactgatcaagtatctgtgggatgatccacagaggctcctcccctcaaagCCCCCCAATAActacatcctgttaccagataccacaggacacccacagaaggcccatgtccattctctgatgagacaagGGACACCACTGCAAAATTAGgccataatgttaagcctgattggtgtaggtGCATAAAAGTTCAGTTGCCTGTCTTTGGTGATTTGGATCCACCCTGACCTGGATGAGtgtgaaccttcacagacatacagaggttttactttgtcacagtaaaaaaaGCCTCTTGTGAATGTCTGTGCAGCCCTGAGCTCTGCAGCAGGTGTAGGAATGTGTGTCTGGGTCTTTTTCTTATCTCTGGTTTTGCAGGTGCAAGGCCCAGACTCTCGCAGCCCAAACAGCTCCGACTCAGACACTGCCTCATTGTACTGGGAGACTCCCTTTCTCATCCCCGACCGAGCCTGAAGGTCACAGGAAAGCCTGTGCGAGTGACTTATCTGTATTTTCTTAACTCTCCCACATGCTGTTTTTCCAGATGGTGTTACTGGCACGCTGCGAGGGCCACTGCAGCCACACCACCCGCTCCGACCCCCTCATCTCCTTTAGCTCGGTGCTAAAGCAGCCCTTCAAGAGCACCTGCTCCTGCTGCCGGCCACACACCTCCAAGCTGAAGGCAGTGAGGCTGCGTTGCGCCGGCGGGACTCGCATTACGGCCACTTACAGATACATCCTAGCCTGCAACTGTGAGGAGTGCAGCTGAGCAGGCGGCGGCACCCTCCCAGACCCTCAAGACTCTCAAGATCCAGCATTTTCCTTGGCCGTAGACCTCTCTCTAAAGCTGTCCAGAGCGCTTTGGTTGATTATTGGATCGGAAAATTGCCCCGGAGAGGGTTGTTGCTGTCGTTATCTTGGGAGTGATGGTTTGGAGCAATCGTATCTCCTTCACTTGGGCCTAAAAATTGACCTGCAGCCCCTGGaacttgaaaacacacaataccCTGTCTCCCTCATATTGCAGCGTAAACCatgcaattcttttttttttttttttccagctcacGAGGCCAGAcaccacaaactgcagctcccaAGGGCCAGCTGGAGAAGCACCACACTCATTACAGGCCTTCAAACCACACACGCtcaaaaagaattttaaaaaataaaccacagtTTGAGAGCTCATTACCAGTATCTGTAACGGCCCTCTCCCTGCTTCCACTTAAGACAAGCGCCACCATCCAtttgacaacaaaacaacacaccacGTTAACTGAGAAAAGATGAGGCTCCACTGCAGGATGTGTGTGGCGGCGGAGGAGGATCCATGAAGGAGCACCTGCAATGTGCATACTCACCCAATTAACATTTTACACACTCCCTGCTGACTTTCATCTAGCTGTGTAGGACGTGACTGATGCTGACGGGAGAGCTCGtcaaatgaacaataaaaatgaaaggcactctgaggaggaggaagatggaggaaggcGGTTTGGCTGGGGCGGAGGAGGCACTGATGGGGACTGTCAACAGACTGTCAAGGGTATCAGTGTTGGTTTGAAATGTAATCTATTATATTTGTGATGTTCCTGTCAACATTATTGAAACTGCAGTTACTATCATGCCGGACTGATAAACTGCTGCTAATGTCTTTCTTGTGTATTGACTCATCAAAACAACAATGTGTACTCTTACTTCATAGTTGATGAACTGCAACCTcgtatatgtgtctgtgtgtctcttgtgGTCCATCTTTCTGAATTCGAATAAATTCGAATAAAACTCAGAATTCTAAATATATCCTCTATATTTAGAAtttgaacaaataaatgaagagtTTAATGGAAGCAAAGAAAGACCATGTTACCATGAAATATGAAGTCCAAGTGTTTACAGGTCATAACACATCAAGACGAAGGTCAGTTGTTGCCCAGTTTCTGCCTAAGTTTGTGTGTAAACCATGAATGTATATAAGTAAGGACAACGCTCCCCCCCTTCCTTCTATGGCCACATTGACACTTCACTTGCCACTTCAGTATGCATCAGAATTATATTAACcatctaaaatgacagaaaccatccttggagaaaaaatatttgacgtatttccactaacatggaggaggtgaagcttatgacctatactgcaaccaatcaccagggggagctctactggctttggcgACACTTTTTAGGAGCTGAATGGTTGTCTCTACTCTTGTGGATCAGAGATATGTCTTAAGGATCTAGAGtcaagaagagaaacagaaggctGCCATCGGGACTATTTATAGACTGCCGTGGCCACTGCACGGCTAGCTCGACAACACCTATACTAATtatctagctagctagctacataGCTACTACCACAATTTCTAcaacaaaaactacattttgAGGCTTTGAACAAATGAAAACTCACAGATAAGGAACAAAGGTCTGCAGGTGACATTATAACAAGTAAGGATGAGCTAGCTAAAACAAGACATACTTTAATTTTACTGCATAACAGCTAGTTTTGATCTTCAACATGTTctttaacatgtattttagtcCAGCTCCATTTGAAATAGGCTTTCAACCAGCCACCAGAGGGGGGATGCAGCTATTTTGCTTCACTCCTGTGCACTATCATGTCCTCAATCTTTATAAACAGTGCATGATGTTGATGTCAGAGAGTAAGATGAAGAATGCTAGTGCATGGGCGAAGCTAGCTCTCTTTGCTGTCAATACTGCTTCACCATCTGGGTTCAATCAACACTCCAAGTCCAACGCTTTAAGCCAGCTATCAACGCGGTAAATTCGGTGATAAACATTTGCGCAACAGCACcgaagtttttttcttttcttatcaCTACAATTCATCGAATTTCATGGTCCCTAGTAGCCACATCACTGCCGGTCGTCTCTTTTACGAAAGGCAGTAAAAATCTTCAAAAACTTCcgatttcaaatattttaaagcaaaatcTTTCAGCCGATCACAGCTGAACTTCATCCATGAACTTTATCCAGCTCAGAAACAGCTGTACCGGAGTGAGCATCGACGCTGAAATCAAagggaaatgaaaaacagcGATGCCGGATCACATGCACGCATCATTTCCTGTGTGTTCCTTGTGCATGTGAACAACACTTGAATCCATCCCAGGAACTTTAACAACCTCACTTATGAAGACGTATGATGTAATTATATTTGGTGGCGAGTCGTAAATAACACTAAACATGATGTAAAATTGAGTTATTGtggcatttcttttcttccatgGGGTTTTACATCATAATTCCTGCCAGAAACGTGGATATAAAAAGTTGACGGACTTCTGGTTTGGAGGAGAAATTCTAAACATCATGGCCGCCTTGTAGCTTCATATCAGCATCAGAACTTTTCCCAGTGACTGTGTGGATTAACTCAAAGTGTgactctttattttcttcatgcAGTCTCTCTGTAgatttgtctttgttgtgtccAGAGCTCGAACGTTTCTG
This window harbors:
- the LOC125017274 gene encoding norrin, producing MKTSAAMGPPSGLLLVLMCCPLLGLVQSASSNKASDNGHQHLIDTDPERCMRHHFVETITHPIYKCNSKMVLLARCEGHCSHTTRSDPLISFSSVLKQPFKSTCSCCRPHTSKLKAVRLRCAGGTRITATYRYILACNCEECS